The DNA sequence GTTCGGGGCGGGGAACACCGACCCGGCGGGCGGGGCGGTCACCGACCCCGAGTTCGTGCGCAACCGGACCGACATCGTCAAGCAGACGCGGCGGATCGTCGTGGCAGCGGTGTCGGCCGGGGCTCGCCCCTAGGTGTCCCTCGCGGGGCGCCCCAGGCCCGCCCCTTCCCGCTTCCTGGGGGCTCCGCCCCCAGACCCCCGCTCCTCAAACGCCGGAGAGGCTGGAAGATCCAGCCCGTCCGGCGTTTGAGGACGAGCGCGTCAGCGCGATGGGCGGGCGGGTGGGGAAAGCCGGCGGCACGGCCTGCGGGGCCTACGCCGTGGTGGGCGTGCGGGGTGGGTCGGTGGCGGCGGTACCGTCGCCATCGGCGGCGGCGTCATCGTCCTCGTCGAGCAGGTCGCGGGCCATCAGAGTCGCGCCCGCGACCGCTCCCGGCATCAGGAAGACGGCGACGAACGGCACGAGGAACGCCACCGCGAGCGGGGCGCCGAAGCCCCAGGCGAGGGTCTTGCGGGCGCGCAGCAGGGCGAGGCGCTCGCGCAGCTGGACGCCCCGGCGCTGGAGCGCGACCGCCGTCAGCTCCTCCGCCAGGAAGAAGCCGGTGACGAGGAAGCCGAGGACGGGGATCACGGTCTGGCCCACCACGGGCAGGAAGCCGAGCCCGAAGAGCAGCACGCTCCACAGCAGCGCCCGCACCACGATGCGCAGGCTGTCGCGCGCGGAGATGAGCAGGTCGCGCCAGAGCGGCAGGCCCGACTCGGGGGCGAAACCGGCCACCGAGACGTCGACCTGCTCCGACAGGGACTCGTAGAACGGCTCCCCGATGAGGAGCGTC is a window from the Streptomyces spectabilis genome containing:
- a CDS encoding EI24 domain-containing protein, giving the protein MRDLGQGFGYLVKGQRWVAQHRKQYGWGLLPGLITLVLYAAALVALALWGTDLVSWATPFADDWGSPWQGAFRGFLTALLFSLALLLSVVSFTAVTLLIGEPFYESLSEQVDVSVAGFAPESGLPLWRDLLISARDSLRIVVRALLWSVLLFGLGFLPVVGQTVIPVLGFLVTGFFLAEELTAVALQRRGVQLRERLALLRARKTLAWGFGAPLAVAFLVPFVAVFLMPGAVAGATLMARDLLDEDDDAAADGDGTAATDPPRTPTTA